From the Candidatus Goldiibacteriota bacterium genome, the window TAACCGGGGATTCTTGGCAGGCTGTACTTTGAAAAGCGGACATTTCTATTTTGCAGAAAATAGGACACTTCTATTTTGCGTTGACAATTTCGTAATAATAAATTTACACGGCTTGAAATTTTTGATAAAATATAAAAATTGATTTTAGATTTAATAAAATTATAACATTGCGCGGAGGGTACTTTGGAAAAAAACAGGATAATTAAAATCATTTCTGTAATAACAGGTTTTGTTTTAATTTACATCGGGCAGTCAATTATGTACGGAAAAGCAAACGGATCTTCCGGCGCTGTTTTCTTTCTGCTTTCTTTTATACCTTTCTTTATCGCTTTGAAATCAGACAAAGGCGCGGAGCTTCTTGGAACCCTTCCTTTTTTAAGGGATAATGTTGAAAAACCCGGCAGAAATGAAATAATAGGGTTTGTAATATTTTTTATAGCCGCCGCTTTTTTCAGATTTCATAATCTTGACACGGTGCCCATAGGATCCTTCCGCGATGAAGGAAAGGCAGCCAAAGACGCTATGGATATAATCAGAAACGTAATGCCGCACGGCGCCGATTCCACTCTGCCGATATACATAAGGGCAATTACAGATAATCCAGCTTTATATAATTATTTTATGGGAGGGCTTTTCCCGTTAGTCGGCGAGGGAATAGTGGGGGCAAGGGCTGCAACAGCTGTCGCCGGCCTTCTTACGGCTGTATCGTTCTATTTTCTTATCCGTTACATGTTTGGATGGCGTGCAGCGGTTTTAGGAGGCTTTCTGTTTGCGGTGGGCAATTATCCCGTAACGTACAGCAGGCTTGTATACCATGCTTCGTTTGCCATGCTGCCATATATGTTTACCATGTTTTTCGCGCTTAAAGTCTATAATGAAAGAAAATTGTTTGATTTTATTATTCTGGGGCTTGCCATGGCGATATCAATTCAGACTTATCACGCGGCAAGAATAATACCTTTTGCTTATGCCGCGATTCTTTGCCTTTGTTTCTTTGGCGACAGGGGGTTTATAAAGGCAAATTACAAAAAAATGCTTCTTATGATTGGTGTATCGATACTGGTGCTTATGCCCCTTATAATATACATTTTTGATAATTATAATTCTTTCATGGGAAGGCCCGGAGGGCTTTTTCTTTTTGGTGAAAACAATAAACATTACTGGTTCTCTCAGAATCAGGTGATAAACTATCTGATAAGCCTTAAGAAAGCGGTACTTATGTATAACAACCTGGGAGGAATGTCAATAATATCCAGCAACTTTGAGGGAATGCCCATGCTGGATTATTTGTCCGGTATTTTTGCGGCTGCGGGATTTATGCTGCTACTTGCGGGGATGTTTCTTGGCAACGCGCGTTCGTTCTTTTTTCTGGGCATGTTCTTTATTTTCATTCAGGGCACCGCTCTTTTTATAGAATCTCCCCACACAGGAAGGGGAATAATGGCCATGCCTATGGTATTTATATTTGCCGCAGCCGCGATAGCGGTTCTTTCTAAACTGTTCCTTGAAAACGCCGGCAAAATATCAAAAATTCTTTTCTCCTTGACTGCGGTAATACTTTTATT encodes:
- a CDS encoding glycosyltransferase family 39 protein; translation: MEKNRIIKIISVITGFVLIYIGQSIMYGKANGSSGAVFFLLSFIPFFIALKSDKGAELLGTLPFLRDNVEKPGRNEIIGFVIFFIAAAFFRFHNLDTVPIGSFRDEGKAAKDAMDIIRNVMPHGADSTLPIYIRAITDNPALYNYFMGGLFPLVGEGIVGARAATAVAGLLTAVSFYFLIRYMFGWRAAVLGGFLFAVGNYPVTYSRLVYHASFAMLPYMFTMFFALKVYNERKLFDFIILGLAMAISIQTYHAARIIPFAYAAILCLCFFGDRGFIKANYKKMLLMIGVSILVLMPLIIYIFDNYNSFMGRPGGLFLFGENNKHYWFSQNQVINYLISLKKAVLMYNNLGGMSIISSNFEGMPMLDYLSGIFAAAGFMLLLAGMFLGNARSFFFLGMFFIFIQGTALFIESPHTGRGIMAMPMVFIFAAAAIAVLSKLFLENAGKISKILFSLTAVILLLIITADNYDRYFEKYGKYKLAYRAFETEKREAAEYVVKLGDGWQAIMTPYFMHGERGETPDVMIVFMEKGKSNYEKLTLGHNFPVNPKQGMNYIYILERDYFNILPALKTYYPGGEVIEFKEKYNKDNVTAFIAFKVPYEEAVKGMSYKPERGLTASYYTGAECGTGELLDQRIEPMVLQDWAFYPKNIRFFTACWDGKIRIDIPGRYFFDVKTGENKRLLIDNKLILSGNQTRSEIELSKGLHDIHISFRNNGSLWIGLWWVKPNVGYLEPVPMDNLYPKK